A genomic segment from Deinococcus sp. YIM 77859 encodes:
- a CDS encoding CAP domain-containing protein: MTHRGRWRKRLALLATMLGTGGLGSCAAQPVQFQVGFTLREDRRAPLAVTFTARAPAEYRVMWDFGDGGTESGHSVTHTYYRPGTYRVQAQLLDARGQVRSTASGTIEVRSAGAERAGLVVLLGRGEVRLSAAGSVVYRPGEPDFTLDGRAVGTSPLPVAPGEHRAVLHLIGASGPLADSVRFQMAPLEGSAPFETEVLRLTNRARERGWNCETGREGGPALPPLTRDPRLEVAALAQSAGMALHGYFDHNSAVDGSTPAQRVEAAGLRAVASGENIASGQHTPQEVMQAWLRSPGHCRNIMGDYTRIGVAYVNRPGHSGGPYWTQVFATPAEGQP; encoded by the coding sequence GTGACACACAGAGGGCGGTGGAGAAAGAGGCTGGCACTGCTGGCGACCATGCTGGGAACGGGAGGGCTGGGGTCTTGCGCGGCCCAGCCGGTGCAGTTTCAGGTGGGCTTCACCCTGCGGGAGGACCGGCGGGCGCCCCTGGCCGTAACGTTTACGGCGCGGGCGCCCGCCGAGTACCGCGTGATGTGGGACTTCGGGGACGGCGGTACCGAAAGCGGCCACAGCGTGACCCACACCTACTACCGTCCGGGAACGTACCGCGTTCAGGCGCAGTTGCTGGACGCACGCGGGCAGGTACGCTCCACAGCCAGCGGCACGATTGAGGTGCGCAGCGCGGGCGCCGAGCGCGCCGGACTGGTCGTGCTTCTGGGTCGGGGCGAGGTGCGGCTCAGCGCGGCGGGCAGCGTGGTGTACCGGCCGGGCGAGCCTGACTTCACGCTGGACGGCCGGGCCGTCGGGACGAGCCCCCTTCCGGTCGCGCCGGGTGAACACCGTGCGGTCCTGCACCTGATCGGGGCAAGCGGTCCTCTGGCCGACAGCGTGCGCTTTCAGATGGCCCCCCTGGAAGGCAGCGCGCCCTTCGAGACGGAGGTGCTGCGCCTGACGAACCGGGCGCGCGAACGCGGCTGGAACTGTGAGACGGGGCGCGAGGGCGGTCCGGCCCTTCCCCCGCTGACCCGTGACCCGCGGCTGGAGGTGGCGGCCCTCGCACAGTCGGCGGGCATGGCCCTGCACGGGTACTTCGACCACAACAGTGCCGTGGACGGCAGCACGCCCGCACAACGGGTGGAGGCGGCGGGTCTGCGGGCCGTCGCCTCGGGCGAGAACATCGCCTCAGGACAGCACACGCCGCAGGAGGTCATGCAGGCCTGGCTGCGCAGCCCCGGCCACTGCCGAAACATCATGGGGGACTACACCCGCATCGGCGTGGCCTACGTGAACCGGCCCGGTCATTCGGGCGGGCCCTACTGGACGCAGGTCTTTGCGACCCCGGCAGAAGGGCAGCCCTGA
- a CDS encoding ATP-binding protein, translated as MTLPPRWQRPSLAVTLLLSMLLVVGLAVGSMFLFSNLAVRREVARLPPEVQAYLRARQEAERRGEPLPPPPRPPTPPAGTASGNTGSSTTPADRPPRGLPAVLNPRTRSFVRDVQTSLVQGGLLAAAAAASLSLLLARRIARPITAVSRAAAQLADGDLTSRAPALRGDREVAELARTFNVMAGNLESLERERQQAVADIAHELRTPIAIMQARLDALEDGVYPLDTGQIALLSAQTQLLTRLVGDLRTLTLADAGRLGLHDEALNLAEVAEEVVRDFRDQAEGHGLRLTLWADPAPMTADRDRIRQITANLVENALRYARLQVTVRVEADADTARLHVEDDGPGIPAALRDTVFTRFTRLDESRTRDTGGSGLGLAIVRALAGAHGGEAYACASPLGGARFTVVLPRHGGRSSATPAPAPRPVRQR; from the coding sequence TTGACCCTTCCTCCCCGCTGGCAACGGCCCAGCCTCGCGGTGACCCTGCTGCTCTCGATGCTGCTCGTCGTGGGGCTGGCGGTGGGCAGCATGTTCCTGTTCTCGAATCTCGCTGTGCGGCGCGAGGTCGCGCGGCTTCCACCAGAGGTCCAGGCCTACCTGCGTGCTCGTCAGGAGGCGGAGCGGCGGGGCGAGCCTCTTCCTCCCCCGCCCCGACCTCCCACCCCACCCGCCGGAACGGCCAGCGGCAACACGGGCAGTTCGACCACGCCTGCCGACCGGCCGCCCCGTGGCCTGCCCGCCGTCCTGAATCCCCGCACGCGCAGCTTCGTGCGGGACGTGCAGACCAGCCTGGTGCAGGGGGGGCTGCTGGCGGCGGCGGCCGCCGCCTCGCTGAGCCTCTTGCTTGCCCGGCGCATCGCGCGGCCCATCACGGCGGTCTCGCGGGCCGCAGCGCAGCTCGCAGACGGCGACCTGACGTCGCGTGCGCCGGCCTTGCGGGGGGACCGCGAGGTTGCGGAGCTGGCCCGCACCTTTAATGTGATGGCCGGAAACCTGGAGAGCCTGGAGCGCGAGCGCCAGCAGGCCGTGGCCGACATCGCACACGAACTGCGCACCCCCATCGCCATCATGCAGGCGCGGCTAGACGCCCTCGAAGATGGGGTGTATCCCCTCGATACGGGACAGATCGCCCTGCTGAGCGCCCAGACCCAGCTTCTGACTCGTCTGGTGGGTGACCTGCGGACCCTCACGCTGGCCGACGCGGGCCGCCTGGGCCTGCACGACGAGGCCTTGAATCTGGCGGAGGTGGCCGAAGAGGTGGTGCGCGACTTCCGCGACCAGGCGGAGGGGCATGGCCTGCGCCTCACCCTGTGGGCGGACCCCGCACCCATGACCGCTGACCGCGACCGAATCCGGCAGATCACCGCCAATCTGGTCGAGAACGCCTTGCGCTACGCCCGTTTGCAGGTCACCGTGCGTGTTGAGGCGGACGCCGACACGGCGCGCCTCCATGTGGAAGATGACGGCCCCGGTATTCCCGCTGCCCTACGCGACACGGTGTTTACCCGCTTTACTCGCCTCGATGAGAGCCGAACCCGCGATACCGGCGGCAGTGGGCTGGGCCTCGCCATCGTCCGCGCACTGGCGGGAGCCCACGGCGGCGAGGCGTATGCCTGCGCTTCCCCCCTGGGCGGAGCACGCTTCACGGTGGTGCTGCCCCGTCACGGCGGGCGTTCGTCTGCTACCCCCGCGCCCGCACCCCGACCAGTACGCCAGCGGTAA
- a CDS encoding TolC family protein → MKRVPTLTLALSFALLLPTAAAQTAVSLTQAVQAALTNGTDVRTAQANLEKATAANRAAQSDPSVLAAARLSAQNEQALATVQLRAARLSTLQNTVSAYIALLEAQENVELQTLQTQVDRKAVQVAQVKQSVGNATALDVQKAQNTLAGSTQTLEDARAQVNLASARLASLTGLSSGVRASGLGTLPPLKTTLAQLRTGLDDNLTSVVAARQAVAEAQLSVRLADNDFTPARTLSDARTALANAQRSLDAAQKNAANSLAAAYQTAQNAAEQLEVALSREAAALKSYNQDAARLRSGTISAVELQQTQLALKQAQFSRLQAQGNVLEALAALSVAAGQNLTGIGGA, encoded by the coding sequence GTGAAGCGCGTCCCCACCCTGACCCTCGCCCTGAGTTTCGCCCTGCTTTTGCCCACCGCCGCGGCCCAGACCGCCGTCTCACTCACCCAGGCCGTGCAGGCCGCGCTCACCAATGGAACGGACGTGCGGACGGCACAGGCCAACCTCGAAAAGGCGACCGCCGCGAACCGGGCCGCGCAGAGTGATCCCAGCGTCCTCGCGGCAGCCAGATTGTCGGCGCAAAACGAGCAGGCGCTCGCCACGGTGCAGCTCCGCGCGGCGCGGCTTTCGACCCTCCAAAACACGGTCAGCGCCTACATCGCGCTGTTGGAGGCGCAGGAGAACGTGGAACTCCAGACCCTTCAGACCCAGGTGGACCGGAAGGCTGTGCAGGTTGCCCAGGTCAAGCAGAGTGTGGGCAACGCGACCGCCCTCGACGTGCAAAAGGCGCAAAACACCCTGGCGGGCAGCACGCAGACCCTCGAAGACGCCCGCGCGCAGGTGAACCTCGCCTCCGCCAGGCTCGCCAGCCTCACCGGCCTCTCCAGCGGCGTGCGGGCTTCAGGTCTGGGAACGCTTCCTCCCCTCAAAACGACGCTGGCACAACTCCGCACGGGTCTGGACGACAACCTCACCAGTGTTGTCGCGGCCCGGCAGGCGGTGGCCGAAGCGCAGCTCAGCGTGCGGCTGGCCGACAACGACTTTACCCCCGCCCGCACCCTGAGTGACGCCCGCACTGCCCTTGCCAATGCGCAGCGCAGCCTGGACGCCGCACAGAAGAACGCTGCCAATTCGCTTGCCGCGGCCTATCAAACCGCCCAGAACGCCGCCGAGCAGTTGGAGGTGGCCCTCAGCCGCGAGGCGGCCGCTCTGAAGAGCTACAACCAGGACGCGGCTCGCCTCAGAAGCGGGACGATCAGCGCCGTGGAGCTCCAGCAGACGCAGCTGGCCCTGAAGCAGGCGCAGTTTAGCCGTCTGCAGGCGCAGGGCAACGTGCTGGAAGCGCTCGCTGCGCTGTCGGTCGCGGCCGGACAGAACCTGACCGGCATCGGAGGTGCGTGA
- a CDS encoding response regulator has protein sequence MSALILIVEDEPQLAEVLDAYARQEGYRTERAADGHAALTLYRAAQPDLILLDVMLPGRSGLDVLRAVRASGSTPIILVTARAEETDRIVGLELGADDYVVKPFRPREVMARVKAVLRRVNSALEDLERPLRVGPLEVDRRAARARVNGEVLHLTPTEFRLLAHLAQAPGRAFTREELLTAALPDSDAMARVVDAHLASIRRKLDAGGGTGLLHTVRGVGYRLEANP, from the coding sequence ATGAGTGCCCTGATCCTGATCGTGGAGGACGAACCGCAGCTTGCGGAGGTGCTGGACGCCTACGCGCGGCAGGAGGGCTACCGCACCGAACGCGCCGCCGATGGTCACGCCGCCCTCACCCTCTACCGCGCCGCGCAGCCCGACCTGATCCTGCTGGACGTGATGCTGCCCGGCCGCAGCGGATTGGACGTTTTAAGAGCCGTTCGCGCGAGTGGCTCCACACCCATCATCCTGGTGACGGCCCGTGCAGAAGAGACGGACCGCATCGTGGGCCTGGAGCTGGGCGCGGACGACTACGTGGTGAAACCCTTCCGCCCACGCGAGGTGATGGCGCGCGTCAAGGCGGTGTTGCGCCGGGTCAACAGCGCGCTCGAGGACCTCGAGCGCCCGCTGCGTGTGGGGCCGCTCGAGGTGGACCGCAGAGCAGCGCGGGCCCGTGTGAACGGCGAAGTGCTGCACCTGACCCCCACCGAGTTCCGCTTGCTCGCACACCTCGCACAGGCCCCGGGCCGTGCCTTTACCCGCGAAGAACTGCTGACGGCGGCCCTGCCCGACAGTGACGCGATGGCGCGGGTGGTGGACGCGCATCTCGCCAGCATTCGGCGCAAGCTCGACGCGGGGGGAGGCACCGGCCTGCTGCATACGGTACGGGGTGTGGGCTACCGCTTGGAGGCGAACCCTTGA
- a CDS encoding TolC family protein, which yields MTSPPLRFSLRWTLTLLLAAGGVQAQTTAQTTAPQAQATAANTLTLEAALAQLAQAPSVTQAQLSVQVAQRNLDAARSALGLSISVTGNASYTGPSTTAADGTATAVASSLGGSAGVQASLGLLPWSSAQRTLQAAQRNLALAQARLAEAQASARLNVYQQYFAAVLAQQDVTLSQQALALRQRQLEVALSQQAQANATQESVLSAQANVQLAQSSVLEAQESLETARLNLAAVLGRDLTGVVFGSLPASSFSLPDLGALVARARRGTSAVIEAQNNLAAAQETLAEQQRDVQLPDLTTTVRYGPAGSGGLSASLNLKEGSASVGYSLPLGSSAAESSTSRVVASLSGGYVVYSPALRAQLSAAEASVTQAQLTLNVTQQNAELEVRTRYSAAQSALTALPARSTQVEVARAALQAAQARLQAGTGTADDVTAAELNLAQARRALVQARANAQIALIQLAHAAGGSL from the coding sequence ATGACCAGCCCTCCCCTCCGCTTTTCCCTTCGCTGGACGCTGACGCTGCTCCTCGCGGCGGGCGGCGTCCAGGCCCAGACGACGGCGCAGACCACGGCGCCGCAAGCCCAGGCCACTGCGGCCAACACCCTGACCCTCGAAGCCGCCCTCGCCCAGCTGGCGCAGGCCCCCAGCGTCACGCAGGCGCAGCTCAGCGTGCAGGTGGCGCAGCGCAACCTGGACGCGGCCCGCAGCGCTCTGGGCCTCAGCATCAGCGTGACAGGAAACGCGAGCTATACCGGGCCGTCTACCACGGCGGCGGACGGCACCGCAACGGCGGTTGCGAGCAGCTTGGGCGGCAGCGCGGGCGTGCAGGCGAGCTTGGGGCTGCTGCCGTGGTCGAGCGCGCAGCGGACGTTGCAGGCTGCGCAGCGCAACCTGGCCCTCGCTCAGGCGCGGCTGGCCGAGGCACAGGCGAGCGCGCGGCTCAACGTGTACCAGCAGTACTTCGCGGCCGTTCTTGCCCAGCAGGACGTGACGCTCTCTCAGCAGGCCCTGGCCCTGCGCCAGCGGCAACTGGAGGTGGCGCTCTCTCAGCAGGCCCAGGCCAACGCCACCCAAGAGAGTGTGCTGAGCGCTCAGGCGAACGTGCAGCTGGCGCAAAGCTCTGTGCTCGAGGCGCAAGAAAGCCTCGAGACCGCCCGTCTCAACCTCGCTGCGGTGCTGGGCCGTGACCTGACCGGTGTGGTCTTTGGCAGCCTGCCCGCGAGCAGCTTTTCCCTGCCGGACCTCGGTGCCCTTGTCGCCCGTGCTCGCCGCGGCACCAGCGCCGTGATCGAGGCGCAGAACAACCTGGCCGCCGCTCAGGAGACGCTTGCCGAGCAGCAGCGTGACGTGCAGCTTCCTGATCTCACCACCACCGTTCGTTACGGCCCAGCGGGAAGCGGTGGCCTGAGTGCCAGCCTGAACCTCAAGGAGGGGAGCGCCAGCGTGGGGTACAGCCTGCCGCTGGGCAGTAGCGCGGCGGAGAGCAGCACGAGCCGCGTGGTCGCCAGCCTCAGCGGCGGCTACGTGGTGTATTCGCCCGCCCTGCGTGCACAGCTGTCGGCCGCGGAGGCGAGCGTGACCCAGGCGCAGCTCACCCTGAATGTCACCCAGCAGAACGCTGAACTGGAAGTTCGCACCCGATACAGCGCCGCCCAGTCGGCATTAACGGCCCTTCCCGCTCGCAGCACCCAGGTCGAGGTGGCGCGGGCGGCCCTGCAGGCGGCTCAGGCCCGCTTGCAGGCGGGAACAGGCACCGCCGACGACGTGACTGCCGCCGAACTGAACCTCGCCCAGGCGCGGCGCGCCCTTGTTCAGGCCCGCGCGAATGCCCAGATCGCCCTCATTCAACTTGCCCATGCTGCCGGAGGCTCCCTGTGA
- a CDS encoding RNA polymerase sigma factor, whose product MTAEPEILTPELLARLRAGEEAAWYDFVSAYEGRMYAYLYRLEGNVEDALDLTQEVFYRAWRSIHTFREGERVLPWLYQVARNTQIESHRRKQLQRFSLEEAREDVGFEVTSSARSPVQAAESADAQDRVQRALMSLAPEYREAVVLRFVEDLPYDEIARIQGVAVGTAKSRVFRAKEQLAELLANVADVH is encoded by the coding sequence GTGACTGCCGAACCGGAGATCCTCACGCCCGAGCTGCTCGCCCGCCTGAGGGCCGGGGAGGAGGCGGCCTGGTACGACTTCGTAAGCGCGTACGAGGGCCGCATGTACGCCTACCTCTACCGCTTGGAGGGCAATGTCGAGGATGCCCTGGACCTCACGCAGGAGGTTTTCTACCGCGCCTGGCGCAGCATTCACACCTTCCGGGAGGGCGAGCGGGTGCTTCCGTGGCTCTACCAGGTGGCGCGCAACACCCAGATCGAGTCACACCGCCGCAAGCAGCTCCAGCGCTTCAGCCTGGAAGAAGCCCGCGAGGACGTGGGCTTTGAGGTCACCAGCAGCGCCCGCTCCCCGGTGCAGGCCGCCGAGAGCGCCGACGCCCAGGACCGGGTGCAGCGCGCCTTGATGAGCCTGGCCCCCGAGTACCGCGAGGCGGTCGTCCTGCGCTTTGTAGAAGACCTGCCCTACGACGAGATCGCGCGTATCCAGGGGGTGGCGGTCGGCACGGCCAAAAGCCGGGTTTTCCGCGCCAAGGAGCAACTGGCGGAGCTGCTGGCCAACGTGGCGGACGTGCACTGA
- a CDS encoding FUN14 domain-containing protein has protein sequence MAPDTLSAAPITEALRLLLPDLSVGMLLGFATGLALKRIVRLALLALGLLLITVQLLAFFDLLTVNWPRVQALAAPLLPGGGPPSGAWLGRVLTANLPFAGAFTAGVLVGVRARG, from the coding sequence TTGGCCCCCGACACGCTTTCTGCCGCCCCCATCACCGAAGCCCTGCGGCTCCTGCTGCCCGACCTGAGCGTAGGGATGCTGCTGGGGTTTGCTACCGGCCTCGCCCTCAAAAGGATCGTCCGTCTCGCGCTGCTCGCGCTGGGTCTGCTGTTGATCACCGTGCAGCTTCTCGCCTTCTTTGACCTGCTCACCGTGAATTGGCCGCGAGTGCAGGCTCTGGCGGCCCCGCTCCTGCCGGGGGGCGGCCCCCCGAGTGGCGCGTGGTTAGGCCGCGTGCTGACCGCGAATCTGCCCTTTGCCGGGGCCTTTACCGCTGGCGTACTGGTCGGGGTGCGGGCGCGGGGGTAG